One part of the Sardina pilchardus chromosome 5, fSarPil1.1, whole genome shotgun sequence genome encodes these proteins:
- the csf1rb gene encoding macrophage colony-stimulating factor 1 receptor 1: MFTPMRVQDAGFKKEGSDYLLDCLLTDPQATDFSLRLLNGSALPHDLNYTTDPKRGILMRCLLPSHSGKYVCSANLHGTRRDSEEYHIKVEAKLHSPPGVQIRVLQPSQAFQHILVVGEKLEIECVCTNPNYEAHITWTHTSGQKMRVEQSVLSGKEVRKISIMTIPSVSLSDSGNITCTGANEAGANSSTTHLQVVAEPFIKLIPLLSSKPDNGGLDISLIEEGSIDLRVQITAYPMIEDLWWDTPAPGNATEQTLLKIENGYKSVLLLRSVTAEDGGLYTLHTRSDRVNASLSFNVSVWYKPSAVVRWHNGSLTCVATGYPLPLLYWSRCPGAQTICDTNSSLVGDSYFSQASVVKGSESGRDLVESVLHVNHSSIRMTIECIAVNLAGEDRAAMAFSHFVTNPDFLVSNHFTPTLVGASSLVGLLIILLAVVFYKYQQKPKFEIRWKIIEVNDGNNYTFMDPTQLPYNEKWEFPRERLRLGQVLGTGAFGKVVEATADGLGTDGNIIRVAVKMLKPRAHSEEREALMSELKILSHLGSHSNIVNLLGACTQGGPMLMITEYCGHGDLLNFLRSRAEMFVTSVWSVASISSEATLYKNITDDNRVRSDSGISCSGSDYQDMLKPRHQSLGCHPETDSGLFGIEDMLRFSYDVAQGMDFLASRNCIHRDVAARNVLLTDSCVAKICDFGLARDIMNDSNYVVKGNARLPVKWMSPESIFDCVYTVQSDVWSYGILLWEIFSLGKSPYPDIMVNSRFYKLIQDGYQMSQPDFAPPEMYTIMKMCWNLEPTQRPTFSTIGERIERLFSDQPHQYRNLEQALEEAEGEEQCECESTVACEGVLEPDADHDVEGEPLMKNNYQIC, encoded by the exons ATGTTCACGCCGATGAGGGTTCAAGACGCTGGTTTCAAAAAAGAGGGTTCTGATTATCTCCTTGATTGTTTACTGACGGACCCTCAAGCGACAGACTTTTCTCTCCGTCTGCTTAATGGCAGTGCTTTACCCCACGACCTGAACTACACCACGGACCCAAAGAGAGGGATTCTCATGCGATGTCTCCTACCCAGTCACAGCGGGAAGTACGTCTGCAGCGCCAACCTCCATGGCACCAGAAGAGACTCTGAGGAATACCACATTAAGGTCGAAGCAA AGCTACACTCCCCACCAGGTGTGCAGATTAGAGTCCTGCAGCCCAGTCAAGCATTCCAACACATTCTGGTTGTTGGGGAGAAGCTGGAGATAGAATGTGTTTGCACTAACCCCAACTATGAAGCCCACATCACCTGGACACATACTTCTGGTCAA AAAATGCGAGTCGAACAGTCCGTCCTGTCAGGTAAAGAAGTAAGGAAAATCAGCATCATGACTATCCCCTCTGTGAGTCTGTCTGACTCAGGCAACATCACCTGCACTGGCGCCAATGAGGCAGGAGCAAactcctccaccacacacctTCAAGTTGTAG CGGAGCCATTCATCAAACTCATCCCTTTACTCTCCTCAAAGCCCGACAATGGTGGTTTGGATATTAGCCTAATAGAGGAGGGGAGTATTGACCTGCGTGTCCAAATCACAGCATACCCCATGATTGAAGACCTCTGGTGGGATACACCTGCGCCAGGCAATGCAACAGAACAGACCTTGCTCAAAATCGAGAATGG ATACAAAAGTGTGCTGCTTCTGAGAAGTGTGACGGCAGAGGACGGAGGCCTGTACACTCTCCACACCAGGAGCGACCGAGTCAACGCCTCACTCAGTTTCAACGTCTCTGTCTGGT ACAAACCAAGTGCTGTGGTTAGATGGCATAATGGTTCTCTGACCTGTGTTGCCACTGGTTACCCTCTTCCCCTCTTATACTGGTCTAGGTGCCCGGGGGCCCAAACCAT ATGTGACACAAACTCCAGTCTAGTGGGAGACAGCTATTTTTCCCAGGCCTCTGTGGTGAAGGGAAGTGAATCTGGGCGGGACCTGGTGGAGAGTGTTCTCCATGTGAACCACTCAAGCATCAGAATGACTATTGAGTGTATAGCAGTAAACCTGGCTGGGGAGGACCGGGCCGCAATGGCTTTTAGCCACT TTGTCACCAATCCAGATTTTCTAGTATCCAATCATTTCACACCAACCCTTGTTGGTGCATCAAGTTTAGTAGGACTACTGATAATCCTACTTGCAGTAGTTTTCTACAAGTACCAACAG AAACCTAAATTTGAAATCAGATGGAAAATAATTGAGGTCAATGATGGGAACAACTACACATTTATGGACCCAACTCAGCTTCCATACAATGAGAAGTGGGAATTTCCACGTGAAAGGCTAAGGCTTG GTCAAGTGTTGGGTACCGGGGCTTTTGGGAAAGTGGTGGAGGCAACTGCTGATGGCCTAGGGACAGACGGAAACATCATCCGTGTGGCGGTGAAGATGCTCAAAC CCAGAGCCcattcagaggagagagaggctctgATGTCAGAGCTGAAGATTCTGAGTCACTTAGGATCCCACAGCAACATAGTCAACCTGCTGGGTGCTTGTACACAGGGAG GGCCGATGCTGATGATCACAGAGTACTGTGGCCATGGGGACCTGCTGAACTTCTTGCGCAGCAGGGCGGAGATGTTTGTGACCTCTGTGTGGAGTGTAGCCAGCATCTCCAGTGAGGCCACTCTCTACAAGAACATCACTGACGACAACCGGGTCCGGAG CGACAGCGGCATCTCCTGCTCTGGCTCTGACTACCAGGACATGCTGAAGCCAAGGCACCAGTCACTGG GTTGCCACCCAGAAACAGACTCCGGACTCTTTGGCATAGAGGACATGCTACGATTCTCCTATGATGTGGCTCAGGGCATGGACTTCCTTGCGTCTCGTAAT TGCATTCACAGAGATGTGGCTGCTCGGAATGTTCTCCTCACCGACTCCTGTGTGGCCAAGATCTGTGACTTTGGGCTAGCCAGAGACATAATGAACGACTCCAACTATGTGGTCAAAGGAAAT GCCCGCTTGCCGGTGAAGTGGATGTCACCCGAGAGCATCTTTGACTGCGTCTACACAGTGCAGAGCGACGTGTGGTCCTACGGGATTCTGCTGTGGGAGATCTTCTCTCTAG GTAAAAGCCCGTACCCTGATATAATGGTGAATTCCAGATTCTATAAACTGATTCAAGATGGATATCAGATGTCTCAGCCAGACTTTGCCCCACCAGAGAT GTATACCATTATGAAAATGTGCTGGAATCTGGAACCAACACAGCGTCCAACGTTCAGTACAATTGGAGAACGTATTGAACGGTTATTCTCAGACCAACCTCATCAA TACAGGAACTTAGAGCAGGCCCTTGAGGAGGCGGAGGGCGAGGAgcaatgtgagtgtgagtccaCTGTGGCTTGTGAGGGGGTCCTTGAGCCGGACGCCGACCATGATGTGGAGGGAGAACCACTGATGAAAAATAACTACCAAATATGCTAA
- the LOC134080392 gene encoding vascular endothelial growth factor C-like, whose protein sequence is MWMLVLFLRILSITCVCGYEYVDYYPGREETEPTVTSTTVEDLTLGVSSLDELIEVLYPAYSLMQRCLQRRSEPTESPQYTDEDMWRAPRQLALFKDDGTFDVLLEEIQRTICRPREVCLEVSKEFPDSTSRFYLPRCVAVHRCGGCCPSEAYHCTNTSYSLVNKTLMELTLTAERTVVMVPVVNHTSCECLPKRPRHSIIRRSLDEQPTLCPQPDEACSAGFVWDELGCKCVPADLLSLSEQELEPGDSALLELCGPNKRLDEESCDCVCQNGLTAASCGPGWRLDEDACECACELPPGPETPSCPPNRRWDPERCGCSCQVQCPASQPLDPETCLCQCKESEQTCMLQGKRFKADNCSCYRLPCKDPHKKCLTGSYYSHFVCQCLPNFMRSSEKEFT, encoded by the exons ATGTGGATGCTCGTTCTGTTCCTAAGGATTCTCAGCATTACCTGTGTCTGTGGATATGAATATGTGGATTACTATCCAGGCAGGGAAGAAACAGAG CCTACAGTTACTAGTACTACAGTTGAGGACTTAACACTTGGGGTATCCAGCTTGGATGAGTTGATAGAGGTTCTGTATCCAGCATACAGTTTGATGCAGCGCTGCTTGCAGAGGAGATCGGAGCCCACAGAATCTCCCCAATACACAGATGAAGACATGTGGAGGGCGCCCCGACAACTGGCGCTGTTCAAGGACGATGGCACCTTTGACG TCCTTTTGGAGGAGATCCAGCGAACAATATGCCGTCCACGAGAGGTGTGCCTGGAAGTGTCTAAGGAATTTCCGGACAGCACCAGTCGGTTTTACCTTCCCCGGTGCGTGGCCGTCCATCGATGCGGAGGGTGTTGCCCCAGTGAGGCCTACCACTGCACCAACACCAGTTACTCACTGGTAAACAAAACA CTCATGGAGTTGACCCTGACGGCGGAGCGGACCGTGGTCATGGTGCCCGTAGTGAACCACACCTCCTGTGAATGTCTGCCAAAGAGGCCGAGACACTCAATCATCAGGAGGTCTCTTGATGAGCAGCCAACACT GTGTCCCCAGCCGGACGAGGCCTGCAGCGCTGGCTTTGTGTGGGACGAGCTGGGCTGCAAGTGTGTTCCAGCGGATCTACTGTCCTTGTCAGAACAAGAGCTGG AGCCTGGGGACTCCGccctgctggagctgtgcgGGCCAAATAAACGGCTGGACGAGGAGAGCTGCGACTGCGTGTGCCAGAACGGGCTGACCGCCGCCAGCTGCGGCCCTGGGTGGCGGCTGGACGAGGACGCCTGCGAGTGCGCGTGCGAGCTCCCGCCGGGCCCCGAGACGCCCTCCTGCCCACCCAACCGGCGCTGGGACCCTGAGCGCTGCGGCTGCTCCTGCCAGGTCCAGTGCCCCGCCAGCCAGCCGCTGGACCCCGAGACGTGCCTCTGCCAGTGCAAGGAGAGCGAGCAGACCTGCATGCTGCAGGGCAAAAGGTTCAAAGCCGACAACTGCAG CTGTTATCGGCTGCCATGCAAAGATCCCCACAAGAAGTGCCTGACCGGCTCCTACTACAGTCATTTCGTCTGCCAGTGCTTGCCCAACTTTATGAGGTCAAGCGAAAAGGAATTTACATAG